The genomic window GCAGAAATCCCACCTCTAAGGATTAACAGAGAACAGATGTCTCTTTTACCAGACAGAAACAAGAATGTGTTTGTTCAAAGACTTATGCATGTGTTTGTTCAGCAATTTTATTTATCATAGACCAACAGAAAACAACTCAAATATCTATCAACTGGTGAATGAATAAACCAGTTGTGGCATATCCATTCGATGAAATAATATTAATTATGAGAAAGAAACTGGGCGTACAGTCAACAGCATGTTATATCTCCAAACCAGtatacaaaggaaaaataagtCAGACAAAAGACTGAAGATAGTATGATCCTGTTTGTATGACATCTAGAAAAGGCAAACTACAGGACCAGGAGAGGGGCTAGACTGTTTCAAACAACTCACTGGACTGAACCTTTAGTGACTCTAAGTTTTAGCATATCTAGACTACAATTTAATTAACCTGGTATTGGACAAAACAATCCAACCTCCCTACCCCGATGGCTCGCATGTGTTAGGATGGGTGAATAATTTCTTTCAAGAGCTATCAGCATCATAATTGCCTAGAGGGGGAGACAGATTTTCTCCAGTGTTTATTCATATCAACAGTTCTTGAATTCTGGCTCTTAAGGCTCAGAGAAATCCTGGATTATGCATCAGACATTGTGTAGAGTTGGGAGTTTGGTCATGGGCCTTTCAGTGCTAAAAGAAGGCATGGGAACATGGACAAGAGAAGTAAGTCCACACAGCAGTTTCAAGGTGAGGCTGGTTGTGATCTTTACACACAGCTCTCGAGGTGGGTGGGTCTGAGCATCAATTAGTCTGTCCAGGTTTCTTGTGTTCTGCTGCTAGGACATTGCTGTGCAGCTAGGCCTCTGGCTCCTTTGTTCAGCCTTCCAGAACCATCATTTTGGTAAACATCACTGTATTTCCCCTTTAATTAATTGGCATATGCATGTGTAGATTATGCATGTGGTTATGTGTACCTAAATCCTTGTCTTAACAATGTATAATTCTTCCCTTCCAAACCTTTCTTTGGATACTCTTACTAATTCAACCACAAGTTCTTTTGCAGCTAATTATAACTTAGTCCTGGTTCTAAATCAGCTGAATACTCTTACAGTCACAGTGACCTCCGAGAACTGGGTGCTGGTGTGCTTGACAAACAGACCCCTCTCTTGTctcatttttcctctttccaccTTTGCCCACCATTTCTTTCAGGTCTCACCATTCTGTAGTGGCTCAGATACCACATGGGACTGACCTGTAAGCAAAAGATGATTGCTCATCCTTCTGTTAACACAGAACAGAAAAGTGCCCCCACCTTCCCATCATCTCAAGGTTGTATTTTTAGCTATTTAAATGGATGCTTAAACACCATGCACATTTTTAGGGAACTGCATGTTGTGTTTTGATCCTGTATACACTGTATGAGGTTCAAATCGAGGTACGTTCATCTGTTGCCTGAAGCGGTTATTGTTTCCTTATGAAAACACTCAAAAtgcttttagtttaaaaaaatatacagtaTATTGCCATAATCTGCAGTCATATCACCAGCAGCAGGGAGCACAGCTCAGCATTGCTGACTATAGTCCTTCTCAGAGCCTCTAGAGTTCAATGTTGTGTCCTTGCAGCCTGAGGAGCTCTCCAAGGCCTCAGAACCTCATCTGTGCAGCCTGAAGACCCCCCAAGGTCTCTGAACCCCATCTGTGCAGCCTGAGGCTCCCCCAGAGTCTCAGTTGCTTTGTCTATGCAGGCTGAGGAGGCCCTAGAGCTTCAGATGCCTTTACAAGGGTAGAGCTGGGATTTTTGACTTGACCCAGAAAAGAATTTCCACATGAGATAGAGCAAAATCACTGTTTAGGAGAAAGGACAGACATGCATAAGGAGGTTGAGTGTGGGAGAGGACACACCTAGGTGCTTCAGTAGCACCTATGTACATGATGTGGGGACTTTGTAGTTACAAAGGAGATGATCTACAGCTAAggctgaagaagaagaaaatgatgtgTTACGCTCTTgtctttattaaaagaaaaacatttaatgaaaTTATAGGTCATTTATGAAAGTGCAGGGAAGGCTTAAAAACGAGGAAGAAATGTGACGGAGACAAAACATTCATCAAAATGACACCTTAGAGTGGTTTTGCTCTGTGTAGGTCATACAAAGAGGTTAAGGTATGTGTTTTATCCTGAATGTGGCTCACAGGTCATACTAGTAACCTTGTAGAATTTTTAAGAAGGCAGTACAGTTTCTATAACAGTTCCTATAACAGTTTCTATGTAGGGTAACCTTTAGTCACCTATGTCAAAATTCTTGGCTCAGTCAGCAGGAGAGACAAACCTGGTCTATGCTGACGAAAGTCAGGGGCTCTTTTTCTTTCCCATGTCCTCTTATGCCCTTGCTGCTGTGCCATACCCTCTGGCTTTGACAGGCTCTGAAGAGGAGGGCAGGCCAAGGGGTTGGAGTcagaaaatgtatttgtatgtattttgagTCTAATGTAATGATGAAGAGTGTTCACTTAGGAGTCAGGTGGCCCAGGGTTCAAATTCTGGTTCACACAAGCAAAGGCAAGAACTGTCTTACTTGCCCTTGTTTCTACTGATGATATCTCTAACTTGTGTAGATAGTAGTGTAAGAGGTGCCCTCTACTACACTCCATTTCTGCCAGCTCTAACAGGATGGTTAATGGTAGCTACCTCATAAGAAATGTTGCCACTCAGATGCTAGCAggaaccattggactgggcgtggggtccccaatggaggagttggagggctgtccggaggagctgaaggggtttgcagccccttgggaagaacaacgatgtcggcCACCCAAATgccccaggcctcccagggagtaaaccatcaaccaaggggtacacggGGTTCCAGCCAagaatgtggcagaggaatgccttgtcaggcattggtgggaggagtggtcctttgtCTGGTTAAGGCTCGATGGATGCCCTAGCAAAGGGAAATaaagagggggggaggtgggagtgggtcaggtggaggggcatgtgCTTGGAGTCAGGGAATGGGAGGTGGGGTTGGAGGTTTTAGGGGAGAGGGAGACCGGGAAGGTTttggcatttgaaatgttaatgaagattatattcaattaaaaaaaaaaagaaatggtgccACTGATTATCTGAggatcttgaattcctgttgaGCTACCTGCCATAACACATCTGAAGCCTGATTCCCAATCTCTACATGTACATGTTGATTGACTAACTGTAAGATTGTGATGACATTGTATATCCCCTTTTCCTATTTGTAACAAAATGTAATAATAGATGACTGAGAATATAATATTTATAGGTATCCTATATtccttcttaaaatatttaataaaacattttaaaaagtagaagaaGAATGCCAGGCACTGTGGCTCactctgaggcaggaagactgctgaaattcaaggccagcctgggatagatACAtggagtgagctccaggctagtcCAAACTACAGACTGAGAtcccataaaaaaacaaaacaaagcaaaacaaacaaacaaaaaaaccctaaaataaaAAGGGAGTCGGGGAAGGGAAATAGCCCAATGAGTGAAGTGTTTGTCCTGCAAtcatggagacctgagttcagatgcccAGAACTCACATACCCCttctctggaggaaatggagacaggTTCATCAGAGACAGCTTGACCTACTTGGTGATCTCTCTGTTCAGTGAGAGATCTggtctgaaaaaaaatcagatgggTGACTCCCGAAGAAGGATCTTGGGGGTTGAACTCCTTTCTATGCACATGTGCACCCTCTTACACTTGAACACATGCACAAAGCCatgcaaaaccaaacaacccaccccacacatacacaaagcataAACGGAGATGAAGGAAAGAGGGGCAGATGTGATGCGAACAGGCCTCAGAGCAGCTGAGGAAGccaagaggcagaggagaggttATGACCTCAATGCAGTGCTGGGAAGGAATGGCGCTGGAGTCCTCTGCTTGTCAAATCAATGCAACACTTTGTCAAATGAAACATTGGAGAGTTGGGGAATCCATGTAAACAGACAGTACAAATGGGTAAGAGTTTGAACTCTGGAGGAAATCTCATTTAGCATGCCTGGGGAAAGAGGCCTCAGGGCCAGATCATTCCCAACTGTATAACTGCTCTCATGGATGACGTAATCTGGGGTCATCTGTGAAGGACTCTGATATGCAGATAAAAAATGAACATGATTGAAACCTCACATCTCCTTGGGAACAGCTGAAGAACATCTCgatgtgagaaagttttctgttaaaaaaaaactagtcATAAGCAAAATATTTGATAAAGTTTATTGAATGACACTAGATGAATAGGAAACATTAAAGAATTTGATACAAGAGACTGGTATTTTGTCTGTGTGAAAGAtgtgaagaataaaaatagatcatCAGGGTCACAGTGCAAaggaatatatttgtatattgttGAAGAGCCTGGAACTTTAAGCTGACAGTCTTTCAATGTTACTGGTTTTAATCCAAGACAATAAATCTTATACAAGCAACCTTTCAAAGTAGGACTATTTCCGCCATGAAGCTTTTCTCTAAAGGAGACCTGCTCTGCATCACCTTGGGCTGGCATTGCATCAGCTTCCCAGGAACCTTCTGGAGACTATTATGGGAGCCTGCTTTTTGCAAGGGTGCAAAATAACTGAAGTCCATCTTGTAAACCTTTTGTTAGTACGAGCTACAAATTCAGATTCAACATGTAAATTTTCATTCCTCTACAATCTAGGATAGTTTAACATTAAACAACAGATCTATCACCGAATGCATCTGAAGTGGGTTGTCACTAAATGCCTGTTCTCAAATATCCTTCCTTAAGGAACAAGAATGTGAGCTTAGTATTTCAAGAAGCCCGAGTGTCCCCTCTCAGGTTCTGTGAGATTGTTGTTTACCTTACAGTCATGTTTATTTGTAGAGGGAAGTTATTTTCTTGGAAATTCTTCAACTAAGAACATAACTAAAATTCAGAGCAGGGATTAAAAAAAAGGTGCAGATGTCTTTTGAGGTGACAGTGGTTTCAGAAAGCTCTTCTCTTACTCACTGGAGTTTGGGGAGTTGAAGACAGACCTTTGCtgtgaattaaaaacaaagacaagcaaCACTTAGAGGAATGAACCCAGGAAACCATAGCTCTCCTCTGGGGACACTGTATAATGACTGCTGTGTACATTAGCTTCAGTTTTCTGAACTGCTGGAATAGCCAGCCCTGTTCTAGCCCATGTGTGACAGTAGCAGAACAGGCGTTTGTCCTACAAACTTTTCCTAATTGTAAAGTGTTCTCCAACTTGGCTGGGTAAGGAATTCTCGTTGTGTGCTTGACTTACCTTCGGGCAAATCTGAATACGTTTTGTAACCATTTGGCCCGTGGATTCACACATATAGCTTTCTTCATCTTGGTCCAGATTCTggggagaaataaataaaaataaaatgagacattGTACACGTTGGtgagttatatgtgtgtgtgtgtgtgtgtgtgtgtgtgtgtgtgtgtttaataatgAAGAGAGTtggtaatgaaaataattatttatagaAGAGTGAAATTTGAGTTTTGAATCTGGAATAAATTAATTTGTGGTGTGAGGCCTGAGGAACAAGAAGACTATCATTGGAATCCAAAGTTGACAGAATCTCATACATCATAAGCAACTGTTTCATTGATAATCTTTATATGAGTTGGAGACTCAAGTGGCTCCAAAGTTGTGTCACTTCTAAATATATTCCAGTATCATTCAAATGTGCTGTACATTGAATTTAAGGGAACAAAATAGATTATAGAAAATACTGACTTGAAAACATTCtatttgaatatgtatatgtgtatgcataggtgtatgtgtatatgtatgtgtgtgtatatatgtatatatgtacacatatatacacacacattaacatgGAAGAAGTTTCAAAGCTGGTTGGTCTCAGTGGCCCTCCTCCAAGCCACCAGTTGGTCAGGCTTTTCTTGATGTAAAATGATCAACAGCAGAGCCAACATGTGAAGATAATGGTTGGTATTTGTTAAGTGTTGTACTTACTGTGTGCCATGTGAGAAGTGTAACAGGCAAAAAGTCATCCTTCCAAAAGTTCTGTGTTAGAACAACTATTAACCTTCCTACCATCTGATGATGAGCTTGAAGCTCAGAGAGTTCAAACAATGTGTCCAAGATTGCACAGCAAATACACGATGCAGCCGGcttatttggatttctgtaaaGGTCTGACTCCAGAACCCATACTCTCAGCAACCACTTTACAGGAGTTAGCTGTGACCTAAATAGTTATCAATTTCTTAGATGGTGTTAAGGTTTCTCCCTGCAATGGAAAAGTAAGGTCTCTAAGCAACAGGAAACCAGAAGATTGTGCATATTAACTTGTGTGACCTCAAACATAAACCAGAGTCTTGATGTATCAGATAAACCATGGGGCGAGAACGCGAGGTCTCAAGGCAGTACCTGTGAGTTTGGTTCTGGAATCATGATGGCAAAACAGGTTTATGTCACTTCAAATTTTCACCCCTGACTAATAGGGTTTCCTCACATTAGTTTGCAGCTTCCACTTCTTATATCTGTCTAATATTCaaaatgctgaatttttcaagaaaatatacAGGGAAACTGTTAGTATTTCAAAACAATTGATGTTAGGAAATCAGAGGCAATTAGAGTCTGCAGCCTCTCTTGGTTGAGAGGTGAGAGCCTAGAGTCAAGGGAGGAGAGGTATAGCTTAAAGGTAAGAGTTCTAATGCTTCGTCCTGCCAGTGGACCCCATAGCTAGACTTCACTGTTGAGTTTGAGGGAATAATTATGGTCTAGTTAGAAGACTCATTGGCGAATGAGACTAATGCCATTCTAGTAaagaaaattttatgtatttttgataACCTGTGTTTCTACTCTGCAAGTCAAATATATCTAGCCCCAGGGACAAAGCATTTGTTCCAAAATAGGACAATGAACATAGTTGCTTACATATTCTGCAAAGCCTGAGGAAATTCTAGGGTACTGGGGCTTAATGGGAAAAGGTTGGTCTGGTATCTGTGAGGCTCTGGGACTCCTCTATAGCACTGGACATGAAGAGATGAATGAAGAGGGGggacaggaaagagggagagggagggcaaaGGATAATTGGGAAGATGCTACAAATAGATAGCgaggtcccagcactgaggaggaggCTTCTGTAAGCTTCCTTCAAGCGCTTGTGTAGAGGAGATGGAACCCTGACCCCATCCCTGCCTTCAGGTATAGCAGGCAGGTCAGACTCCTGAAGCCTCCATGACTTAACTTCCTTAATCAGCTTCAGCCTCTGTAACCACAACAGACAGGGCTCAGTGCTGCAGCTGGAGAAAGTGAGTGAGCAAGGGTAAAACAGTTTTAGATTGCTAAAAATATAATAGTTAAACACCTCAAATTTTTGGTTGATCATGTCAGATATTTAGTTACATCAAGTCTCTGAGACTCTTGCTACCATACTAATTTGCCAGTTGCAAATATATTCCATATGATTTTTCACTAGGAGAGAgaaatcatgtaattttttttccttccaactTACACGACTTCAGTTTTTGGGCAGCCATTCCCAGGGCGCGTAACTTCAATCCGATCTATGATGTTTAAATGGATAAACTGAGAGGTCACTCCGGAACACCTACATTTTAAGTTTGTGTAATGGGCCTCCAGAATACCTGTGAACACAGAATCAGCCACTTCAACCCATTGGACATATAACTTGGATGTAGAActgaattattaattttttatatcgCATTTTAACAGTCAAATATTCCAAGCCAGCACTTGTAGATGCATATGCATTTAACATGTGTATTTCTTGTTTGCCTTGAGTCCTCTCAAATGTTTTCTTGCAAGCCCTTAATTGAAATGAACTTAAATTTTCAGTCCCTACCTTCACTGATTGTCGCAGCAGCATGCTGGCACTCAGGTGACTTGATAATGCTTTAAAGGCACACACATTGTTAAATGGTGTGAAATCAACCGATCTCTACTCCCAGTGCAAAAATCAGAGGACCTGATCCTGTCAGAGGTTTTTGAAGACAGCCAGcatctcttccagaggactttcTCTTAGCACATCTGTCTacctctcccacttctctatctAAGAAAACACATGGAGGATGCTTTTTTTACTTATGTTTAATGTCTTGCATCTCTATGTTAGTCATAGATTATTTCCAAAGGAGAACCAATAGTAAAAAGCCAAGACTATATTCCACCATAATGTTTACTGGCTATAGACACTTTGTTGGTAATTCATCTCCTGCATTTTCATGAAAtctaagttttgtttgtttgttttagaagaaATTGATGCTGGCTAATTCAAACATTTGAGAGACTGaggaataataattttttttaaagttcaaagtcACTTGCTGTGACCTTGtctccccaaaaaacaaaacacagcaaacaagcaaacaaaaggtgttcatcaaatccttttttttttataaataaaagaaagtgcTAAGTTCCTAGGGCATTTATAGTTTCAAGGGCCGATCAGGGAACAATGATTAGAATGCCACAGATCTGGCATTATACAGACTCTATATTGACGCTGAGGACCGAACAGTTCTTAAGGGATGACTTTGCCATCACTACCAGGGAAAGATTTATGGAAGAGCAGTGGAAGGAGAGTTTTGAAGAAGACAGGTGAAGATTAAACACGGTGGCGAGGGGACTTTTGCATCTTAAGAGCAATGATTTAGCCTGTAAACCAGTGTTTCCTTCTgcccaccatccaccccttcagcTGTACAGACACTTGGTTAGGTATCCACCCAGAGACAGACTCCCACACAGGCTGCAAGTCAGCTTCTTGCCTCTGCTGTATTTAGAGTGCCAGGCCTTACCATGTTCAATCGTACTTAGAATGCTGCGCTTGGAAGACCAAGGGTTGGTGAGGAGTGGGGTGGAGAGTCATAGAGAAGAAGCTGAGCGGAGAAGTCTTCCCATGGGGGACACTTAGCTGACAGCTGAGCAATGCACACACTAAACATACGTCACATGAACCCTCGCCCTCCAGCATCTCTTCTGTAAGTAAGAAAGATCTTAACAACTTTAAAAGCTTCCATTTTTAAAGAGTTAAACCCCCAGGAATCTTACAGTTCAAAATCCAGAAGCATCTGAATGCTTTCATCCCCTTTAGTGAAGACTGCCTTCCCAGTTTTAATTAAAGAAGTGCTGAGGAGGGTTCCTGTTTGAAGCCCAGGGAAACCATAAGTGAAAGTTCTCACCGTGTCCTGGAGAGAGGCAGCTGGCCAGTAGGAGAAGAAGGGCTGCTGTGCTGAGCCTCATTCTGCCTGGAGGTGGAGTTCAACCTTCAGCTCTGAGTCTAAGTGTGGGTTCCCAGCTCCAGACTCCTATTTATTTATACCAGTGAGGGCCCTCCCACTGTCTCTTGTCTTCCGTAGGGCAGCTGCAATGTCAGTTTTCAAATCTCCTAAAATATTGCTGAGCTTGCCTTTACAGAAAAGGAAATTCATCTTGCAAAAATTTACGAATCTTCCTTAGAGCATTTCTTGAAAAATGCAGATTAAAAATGTCAGGGATGCTGTGGAGATTtgagggcagaaaaaaaaaaaaagaggagaatgGTAACAGTTTGGAGACCCTCAAGTACTGTCTGTTTTGgtgctagagatcaaacccaggttctaGAATAGGCAAGGTAAACGGTCCACCTCAGAACTCATGCCAGGCCACTAAGGTATTCTTTAGGAGTGCTTTGGTCACTGGCCATTACCCACATACCTTCCTTTAAACCGAAGAGTGAATAGCAAACTAGCTAAGGCTGTAGGCTAATTCTGTCCTTGGTGGCTTCAACACCAAAAGTGCTGAAGTTAAACACTCTACACAACAAAGCCCACAGTGACTGTGGCTTTGATCACTTCTCGTAGTGAAAGGCCTGCCCATGTTCTTCCATATGTTCAAATATAAGCTTCCTGACACCGGGACCAGGATGCACCATTCCATtatgcacccccacaca from Apodemus sylvaticus chromosome 11, mApoSyl1.1, whole genome shotgun sequence includes these protein-coding regions:
- the Cxcl13 gene encoding C-X-C motif chemokine 13; translated protein: MRLSTAALLLLLASCLSPGHGILEAHYTNLKCRCSGVTSQFIHLNIIDRIEVTRPGNGCPKTEVVIWTKMKKAICVNPRAKWLQNVFRFARSKGLSSTPQTPVSKRRAF